A stretch of Bombus vancouverensis nearcticus chromosome 13, iyBomVanc1_principal, whole genome shotgun sequence DNA encodes these proteins:
- the LOC117159929 gene encoding serine/threonine-protein phosphatase 2A 56 kDa regulatory subunit gamma isoform isoform X1: MSSRQSKKEKDATKIGKDKGKNGKDGETSDETNKVAGGPPVTAAPPPPTLINKIKYQPGGPVIKKDKRQSSSRFNISKNRELQKLPLLSETQQGNEREELFIQKLRQCCVLFDFESDPLSDLKWKEVKRTALNEMVEYVTKNKNVITEAIYPEAVNMFAVNLFRTLPPSSNPNGAEFDPEEDEPTLEAAWPHLQLVYEFFLRLLESQDFQPSIARRYIDQKFVLQLLELFDSEDPRERDFLKTTLHRIYGKFLGLRAYIRKQINNVFYRFIYETEHHNGIAELLEILGSIINGFALPLKEEHKIFLLKVLLPLHKAKSLSVYHPQLAYCVVQFLEKDPSLTEPVIRSLLKFWPKTHSPKEVMFLNELEEILDVIEPAEFQKVMDPLFRQLAKCVSSPHFQVAERALYYWNNEYIMSLISDNYAVILPIMYPAFYRNSRNHWNKTIHGLIYNALKLFMEMNQKVFDECTQQYYQDRQRERKFMKDRDEAWMRVEALAMRHPNYNAALKGITNTTSGTILQQQLDSPPPDEDGDTDQTPLTLEKIEAKANEAKKMTNSNKTKPLLRRKSDLPQDTYTMRALSDHKRADEYLVTPPDPNNC; this comes from the exons GATGCGACGAAGATTGGCAAGGACAAGGGAAAGAACGGCAAGGACGGCGAGACCAGTGACGAG ACGAATAAGGTAGCAGGAGGACCACCGGTAACCGCCGCACCACCACCACCGACGTTGATTAACAAAATCAAATACCAACCCGGAGGCCCTGTGATAAAGAAAGATAAACGGCAAAGTAGCTCAAGATTTAACATATCGAAAAATCGTGAACTTCAAAAGTTGCCGCTTCTATCCG aaACTCAACAAGGAAACGAAAGAGAAGAATTATTCATCCAGAAACTACGGCAATGTTGTGTGCTATTCGACTTCGAGTCCGATCCTCTTTCGGATCTAAAATGGAAAGAGGTGAAGCGTACTGCCCTCAACGAGATGGTCGAATATGTCACCAAGAACAAAAACGTGATCACGGAGGCGATCTACCCTGAAGCGGTGAACATG TTTGCAGTGAATCTGTTTCGCACTCTTCCACCATCGTCGAATCCGAACGGAGCGGAGTTCGATCCGGAAGAGGATGAGCCAACGTTGGAAGCAGCCTGGCCTCACTTGCAACTAGTTTACGAATTCTTCTTACGATTGCTCGAGTCTCAGGATTTCCAGCCCTCCATCGCTAGACGTTACATAGACCAGAAGTTCGTGTTGCAACTTTTGGAACTATTTGACTCGGAGGATCCACGGGAAAGAGATTTCCTGAAGACAACGCTTCATAGGATTTATGGGAAGTTTTTGGGACTTAGAGCGTACATCAGGAAGCAAATAAATAATGTTTTTTATCGATTTATATATGAAACCGAACACCATAATGGAATTGCCGAACTCCTTGAAATTTTGGGAAG TATAATCAATGGGTTCGCGCTACCATTAAAAGAAGAAcacaaaatatttctattaaaggTACTTTTACCTTTACACAAAGCCAAATCGCTCTCTGTATATCATCCGCAATTAGCATACTGCGTGGTTCAGTTCCTGGAGAAGGACCCATCATTGACTGAACCTGTTATTAGAAGTCTGCTGAAATTTTGGCCGAAAACACATTCCCCTAAAGAAGTAATGTTTTTGAATGAGCTTGAAGAAATTCTCGATGTGATTGAACCTGCGGAATTTCAAAAAGTCATGGACCCATTATTTAGACAATTAGCGAAATGTGTATCATCTCCACACTTTCAG GTGGCTGAAAGGGCTCTGTATTACTGGAACAACGAATACATAATGTCCCTTATATCGGATAACTATGCAGTCATCCTACCAATCATGTATCCAGCATTCTACAGAAATTCTCGAAATCATTGGAACAAAACTATTCACGGCTTGATTTATAATGCATTGAAGCTATTCATGGAGATGAATCAGAAAGTATTCGACGAGTGTACACAACAGTATTATCAG GAtcgacagagagaaaggaagttTATGAAAGACAGGGACGAAGCGTGGATGCGCGTTGAAGCATTAGCAATGAGACATCCGAATTACAACGCGGCTCTAAAAGGTATTACGAATACAACATCTGGCACGATATTGCAACAACAATTAGACAGCCCTCCACCTGACGAAGACGGTGATACAGATCAGACTCCGCTCACATTGGAAAAGATAGAAGCGAAAGCGAACGAG GCAAAAAAAATGACCAACTCCAATAAAACAAAGCCACTTTTGCGAAGGAAAAGCGACTTACCCCAAGACACGTACACAATGCGGGCATTGTCCGATCACAAACGCGCAGACGAATATCTTGTTACGCCACCGGATCCTAACAATTGCTAG
- the LOC117159929 gene encoding serine/threonine-protein phosphatase 2A 56 kDa regulatory subunit gamma isoform isoform X2: MDATKIGKDKGKNGKDGETSDETNKVAGGPPVTAAPPPPTLINKIKYQPGGPVIKKDKRQSSSRFNISKNRELQKLPLLSETQQGNEREELFIQKLRQCCVLFDFESDPLSDLKWKEVKRTALNEMVEYVTKNKNVITEAIYPEAVNMFAVNLFRTLPPSSNPNGAEFDPEEDEPTLEAAWPHLQLVYEFFLRLLESQDFQPSIARRYIDQKFVLQLLELFDSEDPRERDFLKTTLHRIYGKFLGLRAYIRKQINNVFYRFIYETEHHNGIAELLEILGSIINGFALPLKEEHKIFLLKVLLPLHKAKSLSVYHPQLAYCVVQFLEKDPSLTEPVIRSLLKFWPKTHSPKEVMFLNELEEILDVIEPAEFQKVMDPLFRQLAKCVSSPHFQVAERALYYWNNEYIMSLISDNYAVILPIMYPAFYRNSRNHWNKTIHGLIYNALKLFMEMNQKVFDECTQQYYQDRQRERKFMKDRDEAWMRVEALAMRHPNYNAALKGITNTTSGTILQQQLDSPPPDEDGDTDQTPLTLEKIEAKANEAKKMTNSNKTKPLLRRKSDLPQDTYTMRALSDHKRADEYLVTPPDPNNC; this comes from the exons ATG GATGCGACGAAGATTGGCAAGGACAAGGGAAAGAACGGCAAGGACGGCGAGACCAGTGACGAG ACGAATAAGGTAGCAGGAGGACCACCGGTAACCGCCGCACCACCACCACCGACGTTGATTAACAAAATCAAATACCAACCCGGAGGCCCTGTGATAAAGAAAGATAAACGGCAAAGTAGCTCAAGATTTAACATATCGAAAAATCGTGAACTTCAAAAGTTGCCGCTTCTATCCG aaACTCAACAAGGAAACGAAAGAGAAGAATTATTCATCCAGAAACTACGGCAATGTTGTGTGCTATTCGACTTCGAGTCCGATCCTCTTTCGGATCTAAAATGGAAAGAGGTGAAGCGTACTGCCCTCAACGAGATGGTCGAATATGTCACCAAGAACAAAAACGTGATCACGGAGGCGATCTACCCTGAAGCGGTGAACATG TTTGCAGTGAATCTGTTTCGCACTCTTCCACCATCGTCGAATCCGAACGGAGCGGAGTTCGATCCGGAAGAGGATGAGCCAACGTTGGAAGCAGCCTGGCCTCACTTGCAACTAGTTTACGAATTCTTCTTACGATTGCTCGAGTCTCAGGATTTCCAGCCCTCCATCGCTAGACGTTACATAGACCAGAAGTTCGTGTTGCAACTTTTGGAACTATTTGACTCGGAGGATCCACGGGAAAGAGATTTCCTGAAGACAACGCTTCATAGGATTTATGGGAAGTTTTTGGGACTTAGAGCGTACATCAGGAAGCAAATAAATAATGTTTTTTATCGATTTATATATGAAACCGAACACCATAATGGAATTGCCGAACTCCTTGAAATTTTGGGAAG TATAATCAATGGGTTCGCGCTACCATTAAAAGAAGAAcacaaaatatttctattaaaggTACTTTTACCTTTACACAAAGCCAAATCGCTCTCTGTATATCATCCGCAATTAGCATACTGCGTGGTTCAGTTCCTGGAGAAGGACCCATCATTGACTGAACCTGTTATTAGAAGTCTGCTGAAATTTTGGCCGAAAACACATTCCCCTAAAGAAGTAATGTTTTTGAATGAGCTTGAAGAAATTCTCGATGTGATTGAACCTGCGGAATTTCAAAAAGTCATGGACCCATTATTTAGACAATTAGCGAAATGTGTATCATCTCCACACTTTCAG GTGGCTGAAAGGGCTCTGTATTACTGGAACAACGAATACATAATGTCCCTTATATCGGATAACTATGCAGTCATCCTACCAATCATGTATCCAGCATTCTACAGAAATTCTCGAAATCATTGGAACAAAACTATTCACGGCTTGATTTATAATGCATTGAAGCTATTCATGGAGATGAATCAGAAAGTATTCGACGAGTGTACACAACAGTATTATCAG GAtcgacagagagaaaggaagttTATGAAAGACAGGGACGAAGCGTGGATGCGCGTTGAAGCATTAGCAATGAGACATCCGAATTACAACGCGGCTCTAAAAGGTATTACGAATACAACATCTGGCACGATATTGCAACAACAATTAGACAGCCCTCCACCTGACGAAGACGGTGATACAGATCAGACTCCGCTCACATTGGAAAAGATAGAAGCGAAAGCGAACGAG GCAAAAAAAATGACCAACTCCAATAAAACAAAGCCACTTTTGCGAAGGAAAAGCGACTTACCCCAAGACACGTACACAATGCGGGCATTGTCCGATCACAAACGCGCAGACGAATATCTTGTTACGCCACCGGATCCTAACAATTGCTAG
- the LOC117159929 gene encoding serine/threonine-protein phosphatase 2A 56 kDa regulatory subunit gamma isoform isoform X3, whose protein sequence is MVHVDGYIPFSTGGLPKSPSFHQGLALATVLSRESNKPYLTNFTSHYQPLRPLLIETQQGNEREELFIQKLRQCCVLFDFESDPLSDLKWKEVKRTALNEMVEYVTKNKNVITEAIYPEAVNMFAVNLFRTLPPSSNPNGAEFDPEEDEPTLEAAWPHLQLVYEFFLRLLESQDFQPSIARRYIDQKFVLQLLELFDSEDPRERDFLKTTLHRIYGKFLGLRAYIRKQINNVFYRFIYETEHHNGIAELLEILGSIINGFALPLKEEHKIFLLKVLLPLHKAKSLSVYHPQLAYCVVQFLEKDPSLTEPVIRSLLKFWPKTHSPKEVMFLNELEEILDVIEPAEFQKVMDPLFRQLAKCVSSPHFQVAERALYYWNNEYIMSLISDNYAVILPIMYPAFYRNSRNHWNKTIHGLIYNALKLFMEMNQKVFDECTQQYYQDRQRERKFMKDRDEAWMRVEALAMRHPNYNAALKGITNTTSGTILQQQLDSPPPDEDGDTDQTPLTLEKIEAKANEAKKMTNSNKTKPLLRRKSDLPQDTYTMRALSDHKRADEYLVTPPDPNNC, encoded by the exons ATGGTTCACGTGGATGGATATATTCCTTTTTCGACTGGTGGCCTGCCAAAAAGTCCAAGCTTCCACCAGGGGCTCGCCTTGGCTACTGTTTTATCTCGAGAATCAAATAAACCTTACTTGACCAACTTCACTTCGCATTATCAACCGTTACGACCCCTATTAATCG aaACTCAACAAGGAAACGAAAGAGAAGAATTATTCATCCAGAAACTACGGCAATGTTGTGTGCTATTCGACTTCGAGTCCGATCCTCTTTCGGATCTAAAATGGAAAGAGGTGAAGCGTACTGCCCTCAACGAGATGGTCGAATATGTCACCAAGAACAAAAACGTGATCACGGAGGCGATCTACCCTGAAGCGGTGAACATG TTTGCAGTGAATCTGTTTCGCACTCTTCCACCATCGTCGAATCCGAACGGAGCGGAGTTCGATCCGGAAGAGGATGAGCCAACGTTGGAAGCAGCCTGGCCTCACTTGCAACTAGTTTACGAATTCTTCTTACGATTGCTCGAGTCTCAGGATTTCCAGCCCTCCATCGCTAGACGTTACATAGACCAGAAGTTCGTGTTGCAACTTTTGGAACTATTTGACTCGGAGGATCCACGGGAAAGAGATTTCCTGAAGACAACGCTTCATAGGATTTATGGGAAGTTTTTGGGACTTAGAGCGTACATCAGGAAGCAAATAAATAATGTTTTTTATCGATTTATATATGAAACCGAACACCATAATGGAATTGCCGAACTCCTTGAAATTTTGGGAAG TATAATCAATGGGTTCGCGCTACCATTAAAAGAAGAAcacaaaatatttctattaaaggTACTTTTACCTTTACACAAAGCCAAATCGCTCTCTGTATATCATCCGCAATTAGCATACTGCGTGGTTCAGTTCCTGGAGAAGGACCCATCATTGACTGAACCTGTTATTAGAAGTCTGCTGAAATTTTGGCCGAAAACACATTCCCCTAAAGAAGTAATGTTTTTGAATGAGCTTGAAGAAATTCTCGATGTGATTGAACCTGCGGAATTTCAAAAAGTCATGGACCCATTATTTAGACAATTAGCGAAATGTGTATCATCTCCACACTTTCAG GTGGCTGAAAGGGCTCTGTATTACTGGAACAACGAATACATAATGTCCCTTATATCGGATAACTATGCAGTCATCCTACCAATCATGTATCCAGCATTCTACAGAAATTCTCGAAATCATTGGAACAAAACTATTCACGGCTTGATTTATAATGCATTGAAGCTATTCATGGAGATGAATCAGAAAGTATTCGACGAGTGTACACAACAGTATTATCAG GAtcgacagagagaaaggaagttTATGAAAGACAGGGACGAAGCGTGGATGCGCGTTGAAGCATTAGCAATGAGACATCCGAATTACAACGCGGCTCTAAAAGGTATTACGAATACAACATCTGGCACGATATTGCAACAACAATTAGACAGCCCTCCACCTGACGAAGACGGTGATACAGATCAGACTCCGCTCACATTGGAAAAGATAGAAGCGAAAGCGAACGAG GCAAAAAAAATGACCAACTCCAATAAAACAAAGCCACTTTTGCGAAGGAAAAGCGACTTACCCCAAGACACGTACACAATGCGGGCATTGTCCGATCACAAACGCGCAGACGAATATCTTGTTACGCCACCGGATCCTAACAATTGCTAG